One Methylobacterium sp. 77 DNA window includes the following coding sequences:
- a CDS encoding histidine kinase, with product MRLLAGLIARILIVTLLCLGAASLWVMRETGRAIRAETEASAERVVRDLRFSAWHELMWRGQDARFTGMPAWSAIPPDLAKASATLRGWLHMIGPGVCVVVRLTEPGAVAGEGAAPICGAWAGLGSPAPPWFGALQEHLFGRDETVTRAVLVNGREAGLVSAKPDGDAGLRQTWQRVRVSVGVAAAMAAGIAILASILIGWALWPAGMIVDRLRQLARGSEARRLPRFRSAEFDRIAGAVNDLGRQLAENRSNHASLMRRLFAVQEEERRAIALDLHDEFGQCLTATEALATAIEVSSDDRPDIAADARMIVATTMRMMAGLRSALAHLRPPDLAEIGFSASLHRLAAQTGTRAGPACRIDLQGDLDDLPGPLGITLYRIAQEGLTNAIRHGRSRTVWMRAEARPGAMVSLTVEDDGGGHPSGLTSEAGQGVLGMRERVAAHGGSLVIERAALGIRLIATLPLPLPLPLPLASGSASIQGASA from the coding sequence ATGCGCCTGCTGGCGGGATTGATCGCGCGTATCCTCATCGTCACGCTTCTCTGCCTCGGTGCCGCGAGCCTCTGGGTCATGCGCGAGACCGGACGTGCCATCCGTGCCGAAACCGAAGCCTCGGCGGAGCGCGTCGTCCGCGATCTGCGGTTCAGCGCATGGCACGAGCTGATGTGGCGCGGCCAGGATGCCCGTTTCACCGGAATGCCGGCCTGGAGCGCAATCCCGCCTGATCTGGCGAAGGCCAGCGCGACCTTGAGAGGCTGGTTGCACATGATCGGCCCCGGTGTCTGCGTGGTAGTCAGGCTGACCGAGCCCGGAGCGGTCGCGGGGGAAGGCGCCGCGCCGATCTGCGGTGCCTGGGCCGGGCTGGGATCGCCCGCACCGCCCTGGTTCGGAGCCTTGCAGGAGCACCTGTTCGGTCGGGACGAGACGGTGACGCGGGCCGTGCTGGTGAATGGCCGCGAGGCCGGCCTCGTCAGCGCCAAGCCGGATGGCGATGCAGGGCTACGTCAGACCTGGCAGAGGGTGCGCGTCTCGGTGGGGGTGGCGGCCGCCATGGCGGCCGGAATCGCGATCCTGGCCTCGATCCTGATCGGCTGGGCCTTGTGGCCCGCCGGGATGATCGTCGATCGGTTGCGACAGCTCGCGCGGGGATCGGAGGCGCGACGTCTCCCACGTTTCCGCAGCGCCGAGTTCGATCGCATCGCCGGCGCGGTGAACGACCTCGGCCGACAACTGGCGGAAAACAGGAGCAACCATGCCAGCCTGATGCGGCGCCTCTTCGCCGTGCAGGAGGAGGAGCGTCGTGCCATCGCCCTCGATCTCCATGACGAGTTCGGCCAGTGCCTGACCGCGACCGAAGCGCTGGCGACCGCCATCGAGGTGAGCTCGGACGATCGCCCGGATATCGCCGCCGATGCCCGCATGATCGTCGCCACGACCATGCGCATGATGGCGGGCCTCCGTTCCGCCCTCGCCCATCTTCGCCCGCCGGACCTCGCCGAGATCGGCTTTTCGGCCAGTCTGCACCGCCTTGCCGCACAGACCGGCACCAGAGCGGGGCCCGCCTGCCGGATCGATCTCCAGGGTGATCTCGACGATCTGCCGGGGCCGCTCGGGATCACGCTCTACCGGATCGCCCAGGAGGGGCTGACCAACGCCATCCGCCACGGCCGGTCCCGCACGGTCTGGATGCGTGCCGAAGCGCGGCCCGGTGCCATGGTGAGCCTGACCGTCGAGGATGATGGCGGCGGGCATCCGTCGGGTCTGACCTCCGAGGCCGGGCAAGGCGTCCTCGGCATGCGCGAGCGCGTCGCGGCCCATGGCGGGAGCCTCGTCATCGAGAGGGCCGCTCTCGGAATCCGGCTCATCGCTACCCTGCCCCTGCCGCTCCCTCTCCCCCTGCCGCTCGCGAGCGGCTCGGCCAGTATCCAGGGAGCTTCGGCGTGA
- the poxB gene encoding ubiquinone-dependent pyruvate dehydrogenase gives MKIENVADLVVETLQQVGVKRIYGVVGDSLNALTESIRARGVIDWVHVRHEEVGAFAAGAESQLTGQIAVCAGSCGPGHVHLINGLFDCHRSRTPVLAIAAHIPSVEIGSGYFQETDPKALFAQCSHYCELVSDPSQLPFVLENAMRAAIGQGGVAVVIIPGDVALKDAPVRAVSPNAGLIPPKPMVRPAEAELNALAELLDGSSKITLLCGRGCAGAHAELLQLAEALKSPIVHALGGKEHVEYDNPYDVGMTGLIGFSSGYAAMHSCDTLLMLGTDFPYKQFYPANAKVAQVDLRPHQLGRRTKLDLGLVGDVRDTITALLPKLGVKSDRSWLDSSLKHYAKAREDLDDLATGAPTKGWFGLSSAKSPIHPQYLTKLVSEAAADDTIFTADVGTPTIWAARYLKMNGKRRLLGSWVHGSMANAMAQGIGAQAACPGRQVVSLSGDGGFTMLMGDLLTLRQEKLPLKVVIYNNGSLGFVEMEMKAAGYLETGVALDNPDFAAMARAVGLHAVRVEDPAELESAIRDVLAHDGPAVLDVVVNRQELSIPPKIDGQQVKGFSLYLLRAVMSGRGDSVLDLAKTNIIR, from the coding sequence ATGAAAATCGAAAACGTCGCGGATCTCGTCGTCGAAACGCTGCAACAGGTGGGCGTCAAGCGGATCTACGGCGTCGTCGGCGACAGCCTCAACGCACTCACCGAGTCGATCCGCGCGCGCGGGGTGATCGATTGGGTGCATGTGCGCCACGAGGAGGTCGGCGCCTTCGCGGCCGGCGCGGAAAGTCAGCTCACCGGGCAGATCGCGGTCTGTGCCGGCTCCTGTGGCCCCGGCCATGTCCATCTCATCAACGGGCTGTTCGATTGCCACCGGAGCCGGACCCCGGTCCTGGCCATCGCCGCGCATATCCCCTCGGTCGAAATCGGCTCGGGTTACTTCCAGGAGACCGACCCGAAAGCCCTGTTCGCCCAATGCAGCCATTATTGCGAACTCGTCTCGGACCCGTCGCAACTACCTTTCGTCCTCGAGAACGCCATGCGCGCCGCCATCGGTCAGGGCGGCGTCGCCGTCGTGATCATTCCCGGCGACGTGGCTCTGAAGGATGCGCCTGTCCGCGCCGTCTCTCCCAATGCCGGCCTCATCCCGCCCAAGCCGATGGTCCGACCGGCGGAGGCGGAGCTCAACGCTCTGGCCGAACTCCTCGACGGCTCATCCAAGATCACGCTTCTCTGCGGTCGTGGCTGTGCCGGGGCCCATGCCGAATTGTTGCAGCTCGCCGAGGCTCTGAAGAGCCCGATCGTCCATGCACTCGGCGGCAAGGAACATGTCGAATACGACAACCCCTACGATGTCGGGATGACCGGCCTCATCGGATTCTCCTCCGGCTACGCGGCGATGCATTCCTGCGACACGCTGCTGATGCTGGGCACCGACTTTCCCTACAAGCAATTCTATCCGGCCAATGCCAAGGTGGCGCAGGTCGATCTGCGGCCGCACCAGCTCGGCCGGCGGACGAAGCTCGATCTCGGCCTCGTCGGCGACGTGCGCGACACCATCACTGCTCTGCTGCCGAAGCTCGGCGTGAAATCCGATAGGTCGTGGCTCGATTCCAGCCTTAAGCACTATGCCAAGGCCCGTGAGGATCTCGACGATCTCGCCACCGGCGCGCCGACCAAGGGCTGGTTCGGCCTGTCATCCGCCAAAAGCCCGATCCACCCGCAATACCTCACCAAGCTCGTGAGCGAGGCGGCGGCGGACGATACGATCTTCACTGCAGATGTCGGCACGCCGACGATCTGGGCCGCACGTTACCTCAAGATGAACGGCAAGCGCCGGCTTCTCGGCTCATGGGTCCACGGGTCCATGGCCAATGCCATGGCACAGGGCATCGGCGCGCAGGCGGCCTGTCCCGGCCGACAGGTCGTGTCCCTGTCGGGCGATGGCGGATTCACGATGCTGATGGGAGACCTACTGACCCTGCGGCAGGAAAAGCTGCCGCTCAAGGTCGTGATCTACAACAACGGCTCGCTCGGCTTCGTCGAGATGGAGATGAAGGCCGCCGGGTATCTCGAGACCGGCGTCGCCCTCGACAACCCGGATTTTGCCGCCATGGCCCGTGCCGTCGGCCTCCACGCCGTGCGGGTGGAAGACCCGGCCGAACTGGAGAGCGCGATCCGCGACGTGCTGGCCCATGACGGTCCGGCGGTGCTGGACGTGGTGGTAAACCGCCAGGAACTCTCGATCCCTCCGAAGATCGACGGTCAGCAGGTGAAGGGCTTCAGCCTGTACCTGTTGCGCGCGGTGATGAGCGGGCGTGGCGATTCGGTGCTCGATCTCGCCAAGACGAACATCATCCGGTAG
- a CDS encoding response regulator transcription factor: protein MNDDVTVLIVDDHPVVREGYRRLLERQPGFHVVADAENAADAYRLYKHHAPTLVLMDLNLPGPGGLEAVRHIRQWDRAARILVVSMHEGSAFVLKAFEAGALGYVSKVSGSRELLRAVKAVLADERAMSPDIADLMAAERVSAPASLLDALGPRETEILRLLAMGNTDEAIAQALNLSLKTVRNYHYEIKQKIGADNDAHLVWLAMRAGLVDPSSNDANASFLGGTKQIT from the coding sequence GTGAACGACGACGTCACCGTCCTCATCGTCGACGACCATCCGGTCGTCCGCGAAGGCTATCGCCGCCTGCTCGAGCGCCAGCCGGGCTTTCACGTCGTCGCGGATGCGGAGAATGCAGCCGACGCCTACCGACTCTACAAGCACCACGCCCCAACTCTCGTCCTCATGGACCTCAATCTGCCGGGTCCCGGCGGCCTGGAAGCGGTGCGCCACATCCGCCAATGGGATCGCGCTGCGCGCATCCTCGTCGTGTCGATGCACGAGGGTTCCGCCTTCGTGCTGAAGGCGTTCGAAGCGGGCGCGCTCGGTTACGTCTCCAAGGTCAGCGGATCACGCGAATTGCTGCGGGCGGTGAAGGCTGTCCTCGCCGACGAGCGGGCGATGAGTCCTGATATCGCGGACCTCATGGCAGCCGAGCGTGTCTCAGCGCCCGCGTCGCTCCTCGACGCATTGGGACCGCGCGAGACCGAGATCCTTCGCCTGCTGGCGATGGGCAATACGGACGAGGCGATCGCGCAGGCGCTGAACCTCAGCCTGAAGACGGTTCGCAACTACCATTACGAGATCAAGCAGAAGATCGGCGCCGATAACGACGCGCATCTGGTCTGGCTCGCGATGCGGGCAGGTTTGGTCGACCCGTCGTCGAACGATGCCAATGCTTCATTCCTCGGCGGGACGAAGCAGATCACTTAG
- a CDS encoding lactate utilization protein B produces MNAKEESEAGGRLIHPEVAKSDDESERGQDGRRLDHAEGTTRPIGAEPRAKAAREAQPRGAKIRGNRPIDQAEAAERFLAAPLHQKAHDERLWDLRRKRDTAAFGIPEWEELRDLASQIKAHTLSNLDRYLEEFEANAKANGVHVHWAADGAEHNRIVHGILKDHGARTLIKSKSMLTEECGFRHYMAGTGIEVIETDLGERIQQLDNEEPSHVVVPAVHKTRFDVAAVFAKTMGTDPENDDAHYLAESQRMHTRPLILDADAGMTGCNFAIAETGTVVTCTNEGNADLSGNVPKLQIHSIGIEKLIPRIEHLGVFLRLLARSALGSPITQYTSHFRGPRKGSEMHMVLVDNGRSERLGMEEFWTSLKCIRCGACMNTCPVYRRSGGLSYGATYSGPIGLIIDPTFNKRKYSTLPFSSTMNGSCTNVCPVKINIHEQIFAWRKVLAEEHQIPLLKQGMMKAAGQVLSRPATYRAAIGAADSALKVLPRFAVYNPLNTWGKGREMPDTPRQSFHAWYKQNRMDPARTGKTEKGDVE; encoded by the coding sequence ATGAATGCTAAGGAGGAGAGCGAGGCCGGCGGCCGACTGATCCATCCCGAGGTCGCGAAGTCCGACGACGAGAGCGAGCGCGGCCAGGACGGTCGCCGCCTCGACCATGCCGAGGGCACGACGCGGCCGATCGGCGCGGAGCCCAGGGCGAAGGCCGCTCGCGAGGCTCAGCCGCGCGGCGCCAAGATCCGGGGCAACCGCCCGATCGATCAGGCTGAGGCCGCCGAACGCTTCCTCGCCGCTCCGCTTCACCAGAAGGCCCACGACGAACGTCTCTGGGACCTGCGCAGGAAGCGCGATACCGCCGCCTTCGGCATCCCGGAATGGGAAGAGCTGCGCGACCTCGCCTCGCAGATCAAGGCGCACACGCTCTCGAATCTCGACAGGTATCTCGAAGAATTCGAGGCGAATGCGAAGGCCAACGGCGTCCACGTCCATTGGGCGGCGGACGGGGCCGAGCATAATCGGATCGTCCACGGCATACTCAAGGATCACGGCGCCAGGACCCTGATCAAGTCGAAATCGATGCTCACCGAGGAATGCGGGTTCCGCCACTACATGGCCGGAACCGGGATCGAGGTGATCGAGACCGATCTCGGCGAGCGCATCCAGCAGCTCGACAACGAAGAGCCGAGCCACGTGGTGGTGCCGGCGGTGCACAAGACCCGGTTCGACGTGGCCGCGGTCTTCGCCAAGACCATGGGCACCGACCCGGAGAACGACGACGCCCATTACCTGGCCGAGAGCCAGCGCATGCATACGCGGCCCCTCATCCTTGACGCGGATGCGGGCATGACCGGCTGCAACTTCGCCATCGCCGAGACCGGCACGGTGGTGACCTGCACCAATGAGGGCAATGCCGACCTCTCGGGCAACGTCCCGAAGCTCCAGATCCATTCCATCGGCATCGAGAAGCTGATCCCTCGGATCGAGCATCTCGGCGTGTTCCTGCGCCTGCTGGCGCGCTCGGCGCTCGGCTCGCCGATCACCCAATACACCTCGCATTTCCGGGGGCCTCGCAAGGGCAGCGAGATGCATATGGTACTGGTCGATAACGGTCGCTCCGAGCGGCTCGGGATGGAGGAGTTCTGGACCTCGCTGAAATGCATCCGCTGCGGCGCCTGCATGAACACCTGTCCGGTCTACCGGCGCAGCGGCGGCCTCTCCTACGGTGCCACGTATTCCGGCCCGATCGGCCTCATCATCGACCCGACTTTCAACAAGCGGAAATACTCCACCCTGCCGTTCTCCTCGACCATGAACGGCAGTTGCACCAATGTCTGCCCGGTGAAGATCAACATTCACGAGCAGATCTTCGCCTGGCGCAAGGTGCTGGCGGAGGAGCACCAGATCCCGCTCCTGAAACAGGGGATGATGAAGGCGGCGGGACAGGTTCTGAGCCGGCCGGCCACCTACCGCGCGGCCATCGGAGCGGCCGATTCCGCTCTGAAGGTGCTGCCGCGCTTTGCGGTCTACAACCCGCTCAATACCTGGGGGAAGGGCCGTGAGATGCCCGACACCCCGCGCCAGAGCTTCCACGCCTGGTACAAGCAG
- a CDS encoding (Fe-S)-binding protein, with protein sequence MRIGLFVPCYVDAFEPEVGIATLELLERFGLDVSYPFDQTCCGQPMTNTGCHAEAAATEALFVKNFAPFDYVVAPSGSCVHQVREHLTAIPQTDEVKAVRSKTFELVEFLHDILKVDAFPWAEFPHKVGYHSNCNALRGIHHARPSELNKPAFSKPLGLLAKVKGIEIVTPARPDECCGFGGTFSVFEPAVSAKMGYDKVSDHSRAGAEYVVSSDSSCMMHQKGCAARIGVPLKFIHIARILNGVSA encoded by the coding sequence ATGCGCATCGGACTGTTCGTGCCGTGCTACGTCGACGCTTTCGAGCCTGAAGTCGGTATCGCGACGCTGGAATTGCTGGAACGCTTCGGCCTCGACGTCAGCTATCCTTTCGACCAGACCTGCTGCGGCCAGCCGATGACCAATACCGGCTGCCACGCCGAAGCCGCCGCCACGGAAGCTCTTTTCGTCAAGAACTTCGCCCCGTTCGACTACGTCGTCGCCCCCTCCGGCTCCTGCGTGCATCAGGTGCGCGAGCACCTCACCGCGATCCCCCAGACCGACGAGGTCAAGGCGGTGCGAAGCAAGACCTTCGAACTGGTGGAGTTCCTCCACGATATACTGAAGGTCGATGCGTTTCCCTGGGCCGAGTTCCCGCACAAGGTCGGCTACCATTCGAACTGCAACGCCCTGCGCGGCATCCATCACGCGCGGCCGTCCGAGCTCAACAAGCCGGCCTTTTCGAAGCCCCTCGGCCTCCTGGCCAAGGTGAAGGGCATCGAGATCGTCACGCCGGCGCGGCCGGACGAATGCTGCGGCTTCGGCGGAACGTTCAGCGTGTTCGAGCCGGCCGTGTCGGCCAAGATGGGCTACGACAAGGTGAGCGATCACAGCCGTGCGGGGGCAGAATACGTCGTCTCGTCCGATTCCTCCTGCATGATGCATCAGAAGGGCTGTGCCGCCCGGATCGGCGTACCGCTCAAGTTCATCCACATCGCCCGCATCCTCAATGGAGTCTCGGCATGA
- a CDS encoding isochorismatase family protein, translating into MTDLKTLRDVSGLSPLPARLQGSALIMIDLQNTYREGIMRLEQVEPALRSARELLGRARDAGIPIFHIQHDAGPGSPYDISAAIGRISDEVAPQGDETVIVKNYPNAFVGTDLQKHLEEAGVKSVLLAGFMTHMCINSTARGAFNLGFSPTVVASTTATRALPGLDSSVVPASALQAASLATLGDLFAVIAPNVADIAD; encoded by the coding sequence ATGACAGACCTCAAGACCCTGCGCGATGTCTCCGGTCTGAGCCCCCTACCGGCTCGGCTTCAAGGCTCCGCTCTGATCATGATCGACCTGCAGAACACCTATCGCGAGGGCATCATGCGCCTCGAACAGGTGGAGCCCGCTCTTCGCTCCGCGCGGGAACTCCTGGGCCGGGCGCGAGATGCCGGCATCCCCATTTTCCACATCCAGCACGATGCCGGACCCGGTTCGCCCTACGACATCTCGGCCGCCATCGGCCGGATCAGCGACGAGGTCGCGCCGCAGGGCGACGAGACGGTCATCGTCAAGAACTACCCGAACGCCTTCGTCGGCACCGACCTGCAGAAGCATCTCGAGGAGGCCGGCGTGAAATCGGTGCTGCTCGCCGGGTTCATGACGCATATGTGCATCAATTCGACGGCACGCGGCGCCTTCAACCTCGGCTTCAGCCCGACCGTGGTGGCCTCCACCACCGCCACCCGTGCCTTGCCCGGCCTCGACAGCTCGGTGGTGCCCGCCTCTGCGCTGCAGGCCGCGAGCCTCGCGACGCTCGGCGATCTCTTCGCCGTGATCGCGCCGAACGTGGCCGACATCGCGGACTGA